In Mycolicibacterium aubagnense, the DNA window TCCTGATCGTGCTCGGCGTGATCGGCAAGTGGGTTGTGCCACCGATCAGCAAGGTCTTGGTCGAACGCGAGGAAATGCTGGCCAAGACCGCTGCTGACAACCGGAAGTCGGCTGAGCAGGTGGCCGCCGCAGAGGCGGACTACAACGCGGCGATGGCGGGTGCTCGTACGGAGGCTTCGGCCATCCGCGACGAGGCTCGCAACGAGGGCCGCAAGGTCGTCGACCAGGCGCGTGCAGCGGCGAGTGGTGAGGTGGCCGAAACCCTCAAGGGTGCCGACCAGGCACTGTCCGCACAGCGGCAGTCCACACAGACCGAACTGCAGTCGTCGGTCGACAACCTGTCCCAGACGCTGGCGAGCCGAATCCTCGGCATCGAGTTGGCCTCTGACGTGAAATCAGGCGGGAGCCAGTAGATGGAAATCTTCATCGGGCAGCTGATCGGCTTTGCCGTCATCGTGGCCATCATCTGGAAGTACGTGGTACCTCCGGTGAAGGGCATCATGGCCAAGCAGCAGGAGGCCGTTCGTGTCGCGCTGGCCGAAAGTGCCGAAGCCGCACAGAAACTCGCCGACGCCGACAAGATGCACGCCAAGGCTCTCGCCGACGCGAAAGCCGAGTCGACCAAGGTGACCGACGAGGCCCGGCACGATTCGCAGCGCATCGTCGAGCAGCTCACCGAGCAGGCCGGCGTCGACGCCGAGCGGATCAAGGCTCAGGGCGGCCAGCACGTCGAGCTGATGCGCCAGGGCGTCATCCGCGAGCTTCGTCAGGGGCTGGGCGCGGAGTCGGTGGCCAAGGCAGACGAACTGGTGCGCCGGTATGTCGCGGAGCCCGCTGCTCAGGCCGGCACCGTCGACCGCTTCCTCGCCGATCTGGAGCAGATGGCGCCGTCCTCGGCTGAGGTCGGTACCCACGCCGAGGTGAAGCTGCGGGCCGCGAGCCGGGAATCACTGACCGCTTTGGTCAAGAAGTTCGACGAGACCGCGGGTGGTCTGGACACGGCCGCGCTGACCGCGCTGTCTGATGATCTGGCTGCCGTCGCCCGGCTGCTGTTGACCGAGGTCAACCTTGCCCGGCACCTCGCCGAGCCCGCCGACAACTCCGCGCCCAAGGTCGCACTGCTCGACGCCGTGCTGTCCGGCAAGGTCGGCGCTGCCGCTCTGGAGCTGCTGCGCTCCGCGGCGTCGTCGCGGTGGTCGGAGCAGTCCGATCTGGTCGACGCCATCGAGCACGTCGCTCGTCTCGCGCTGATCAAGCGGGCCGAGATCAGCGGTGAGGTGGCCGAGGTCGAGGACCAGCTGTTCCGCTTCAGCCGTGTGCTGGACGCGCAGCCGCGCCTGTCGACGTTGCTCGGTGACTACGGCACTCCGATCGACGGCCGAGTTGCCTTGCTGGACAAGGTCCTGACCGGTGCCAACGGCTCGGTCAACAGCACCGTCAAGGCGCTGCTGACGCAGACCGTCGGCCTGCTCCGCGGCGAACGTGCCGACCAGGCGGTCCTCGATCTCGCCGAGCTGGCAGTTGCCCGCCGCGGTGAGGTGGTCGCCCACGTCGAGGCGGCCGCAGCGCTGTCCGATGCCCAGCGGACCCGACTCACCTCGGTGCTGACCCGCATCTACGGCCACCCCGTGTCCGTCCAGCTGCATGTCGATCCGAGCCTCCTCGGTGGTCTCACCATCACCGTCGGGGACGAGGTGATCGACGGCTCCATCTCGTCACGACTGGCCGCCGCGTCCGACCGGCTGCCGGACTAACCAGACTCCGAAACACCCAAGACTAGGTAGGAAGACCAAAAACCATGGCAGAGTTGACAATCTCGGCTGCTGATATCGAAGGTGCCATCGAGAACTACGTAACCACGTTCTCGGCCTCGAACGATCGCGAGGAGATCGGCACCGTCGTCGACGCCGGTGACGGCATCGCACACGTCGAGGGTCTGCCCTCGGTTATGACCCAGGAACTCCTCGAGTTCCCCGGCGGTGTTCTGGGCGTGGCCCTGAACCTCGACGAGCACAGCGTCGGTGCGGTCATCTTGGGTGATTTCGCGAAGATCGAAGAGGGCCAGCAGGTCAAGCGCACCGGCGAGGTGCTCTCGGTGCCGGTCGGCGACGAGTTCCTGGGCCGCGTCATCAACCCGCTCGGTGAGCCCATCGACGGTCAGGGCGAGATCAAGGCCGAGACCCGTCGCGCCCTCGAGCTCCAGGCCCCGTCGGTCGTTCAGCGCCAGAGCGTCAGCGAGCCGCTGCAGACCGGTATCAAGGCCATCGACGCCATGACCCCGATCGGCCGCGGCCAGCGCCAGCTCATCATCGGTGACCGCAAGACCGGTAAGACCGCCGTCTGCGTCGACACCATCCTGAACCAGCGCGAAGCCTGGGAGACCGGCGACCCGAAGCAGCAGGTGCGCTGCGTCTACGTCGCGATCGGCCAGAAGGGCACCACCATCGCCAGCGTGAAGCGCGCGCTGGAAGAGGGTGGCGCCATGGAGTACACGACCATCGTCGCGGCTCCCGCCTCTGACCCCGCCGGCTTCAAGTGGCTCGCGCCGTACACCGGCTCGGCCATCGGCCAGCACTGGATGTACAACGGCAAGCACGTCCTGATCGTGTTCGACGACCTGTCCAAGCAGGCCGACGCCTACCGCGCCATCTCGCTGCTGCTGCGTCGCCCGCCGGGCCGCGAGGCCTTCCCGGGTGACGTCTTCTACCTGCACTCGCGTCTGCTGGAGCGTTGCGCGAAGCTGTCCGACGAGCTCGGTGGTGGTTCGATGACGGGTCTGCCGGTCATCGAGACCAAGGCCAACGACATCTCGGCGTTCATCCCGACCAACGTCATCTCGATCACCGACGGCCAGTGCTTCCTGGAGTCCGACCTGTTCAACCAGGGTGTGCGCCCGGCCGTGAACGTCGGTGTGTCGGTGTCCCGCGTCGGTGGCGCCGCCCAGATCAAGGCGATGAAAGAAGTTGCCGGCTCGCTGCGTCTGGACCTGTCGCAGTACCGCGAGCTGGAGGCCTTCGCGGCCTTCGCCTCGGACCTGGATGCCGCGTCGAAGGCTCAGCTGGACCGCGGTGT includes these proteins:
- a CDS encoding F0F1 ATP synthase subunit B, which produces MGELSATILASGQAAAEGSGGGGGQNFLIPNATFFVVLIIFLIVLGVIGKWVVPPISKVLVEREEMLAKTAADNRKSAEQVAAAEADYNAAMAGARTEASAIRDEARNEGRKVVDQARAAASGEVAETLKGADQALSAQRQSTQTELQSSVDNLSQTLASRILGIELASDVKSGGSQ
- a CDS encoding F0F1 ATP synthase subunit B/delta, with the translated sequence MEIFIGQLIGFAVIVAIIWKYVVPPVKGIMAKQQEAVRVALAESAEAAQKLADADKMHAKALADAKAESTKVTDEARHDSQRIVEQLTEQAGVDAERIKAQGGQHVELMRQGVIRELRQGLGAESVAKADELVRRYVAEPAAQAGTVDRFLADLEQMAPSSAEVGTHAEVKLRAASRESLTALVKKFDETAGGLDTAALTALSDDLAAVARLLLTEVNLARHLAEPADNSAPKVALLDAVLSGKVGAAALELLRSAASSRWSEQSDLVDAIEHVARLALIKRAEISGEVAEVEDQLFRFSRVLDAQPRLSTLLGDYGTPIDGRVALLDKVLTGANGSVNSTVKALLTQTVGLLRGERADQAVLDLAELAVARRGEVVAHVEAAAALSDAQRTRLTSVLTRIYGHPVSVQLHVDPSLLGGLTITVGDEVIDGSISSRLAAASDRLPD
- the atpA gene encoding F0F1 ATP synthase subunit alpha yields the protein MAELTISAADIEGAIENYVTTFSASNDREEIGTVVDAGDGIAHVEGLPSVMTQELLEFPGGVLGVALNLDEHSVGAVILGDFAKIEEGQQVKRTGEVLSVPVGDEFLGRVINPLGEPIDGQGEIKAETRRALELQAPSVVQRQSVSEPLQTGIKAIDAMTPIGRGQRQLIIGDRKTGKTAVCVDTILNQREAWETGDPKQQVRCVYVAIGQKGTTIASVKRALEEGGAMEYTTIVAAPASDPAGFKWLAPYTGSAIGQHWMYNGKHVLIVFDDLSKQADAYRAISLLLRRPPGREAFPGDVFYLHSRLLERCAKLSDELGGGSMTGLPVIETKANDISAFIPTNVISITDGQCFLESDLFNQGVRPAVNVGVSVSRVGGAAQIKAMKEVAGSLRLDLSQYRELEAFAAFASDLDAASKAQLDRGVRLVELLKQPQYSPLAVEDQVIEIFLGTQGHLDSVPAEDVSRFSAELLEHVKASHAEILEGIKTTKKLSEENEEKLVSVINEFKKGFAATDGSSVVVKEAAAEALDPAELGQESVKVHKPAPKKA